One region of Cheilinus undulatus linkage group 4, ASM1832078v1, whole genome shotgun sequence genomic DNA includes:
- the LOC121508824 gene encoding type-2 ice-structuring protein-like: MKLLAVSALVCAVVVLTNAAAYRDLFKRQSGEWTTIGDRQYLYVDIQQTWHKAEQNCAQLGGKLASVHSQKDNQELGLLITRMTGGKPIVWLGGTDQHQEGNWVWSDGSVFNYKNWCWREPNNDWNQDCLQMNYGSDQCWDDDQCNEYRSSICSKPK, from the exons ATGaagctgctggctgtgtctgctTTGGTCTGTGCTGTGGTGGTTCTGACCAACGCTGCTG CATACCGCGATCTGTTCAAGAGGCAGTCCGGGGAGTGGACCACCATTGGGGATCGCCAGTACCTCTATGTTGACATTCAACAAACCTGGCATAAAGCAGAG CAAAACTGCGCCCAGCTGGGTGGTAAACTGGCATCTGTGCATTCACAGAAAGACAACCAGGAGCTCGGCCTGCTGATAACCAGAATGACTGGTGGGAAGCCCATAGTTTGGCTCGGAGGCACTGACCAGCATCAG GAAGGTAATTGGGTCTGGAGTGATGGATCTGTTTTCAACTACAAAAACTGGTGCTGGAGAGAGCCAAACAACGACTGGAATCAGGACTGTCTGCAGATGAATTACGGCT CTGACCAATGCTGGGATGATGATCAGTGCAATGAATATCGTTCCTCCATCTGTTCCAAGCCCAAGTAA